One part of the Muntiacus reevesi chromosome 20, mMunRee1.1, whole genome shotgun sequence genome encodes these proteins:
- the LOC136151219 gene encoding olfactory receptor 2W1-like, with product MINDSYFGGFILLGFTGQPQMEMIISWVVFFFYIIALMGNMAIILLSFLDDHLQTPMYFFLRSLAILDLCYTTNIVPQMLVNIWGKDKRITFGGCAFQLFIDMVLSSVECILLAVMSYDRFSAICKPLHYMTIMNSQLCQSLVGTAWVVGVINCIILSPYALSLPRCGNHHLDHFFCEMSAMIKIACVDTTAMEVTTFAMCLIIVLAPLLLTLVSYCFIAVAVLKIKSATGRQKAFGNCSSHLIVVSIFYGTVVYMYIQPGNSPNQNEGKLLSIFYSIVTPSMNPLIYTLRNKEFKGAIKRLIGKKQVLWKQ from the coding sequence atgatcaaTGACAGCTACTTTGGTGGATTTATACTCCTTGGATTCACAGGCCAGCCTCAGATGGAGATGATTATTTCTTGGGTTGTATTTTTCTTCTACATCATTGCCCTGATGGGAAATATGGCCATCATCCTACTGTCTTTTCTTGATGACCATCTCCAaactcccatgtacttcttccttagAAGTTTGGCCATTTTGGATCTCTGCTATACCACAAACATAGTCCCTCAGATGTTGGTCAACATCTGGGGCAAAGACAAGAGAATTACCTTTGGTGGCTGTGCTTTCCAACTTTTCATTGATATGGTTCTCTCCTCAGTTGAATGCATCCTTCTGGCTGTTATGTCTTATGACAGGTTCAGTGCTATCTGCAAGCCTCTGCACTATATGACCATAATGAACTCCCAACTTTGCCAGAGCCTTGTAGGCACTGCCTGGGTAGTTGGTGTTATTAATTGCATAATACTTTCTCCCTATGCCTTGAGTCTTCCTCGATGTGGAAATCACCACCTGGATcacttcttttgtgaaatgtctGCAATGATCAAGATTGCATGTGTGGACACGACAGCCATGGAGGTAACCACATTTGCCATGTGCCTGATTATAGTTCTTGCTCCTCTTCTTCTCACTTTGGTTTCTTATTGCTTCATTGCTGTAGCTGTACTCAAGATCAAATCTGCAACGGGGAGGCAAAAAGCATTTGGAAACTGTTCCTCCCATCTCATTGTGGTATCCATCTTCTATGGAACTGTAGTCTATATGTACATCCAGCCAGGAAACAGTCCAAATCAAAATGAGGGTAAACTTCTCAGTATCTTTTATTCCATTGTTACTCCCAGCATGAACCCACTGATCTATACTCTGAGGAATAAGGAGTTCAAGGGGGCCATAAAGAGACTGATTGGGAAAAAGCAAGTTCTGTGGAAACAATAG